CGCCAACTACGTATGGAGAGAACTTTGATACTCCATATCATGATCCCTTCCTTCCATCATCCTGGAGCTTTGGCTGATTCTTCAAGATTGGAGATGTTTCTCTTGCCAGAACCTGGTGGTCAAGGAGGCACCATCATAATTATAGACCACTAGGCAGAATATTGTCCTTTGACCATGGTTGGTTGAGCTGTGCTTGGATTGTACCAAGGAAgtcttccatcttcgtccatgGATTGTTTTGATTTCCCCGGTTTTCTATTCTTGGTGCCTGCAACTAGGTAGGTACTCCGTCCCTGATTCGATACATCAACAGTAAGGTAATTTACTtgtatgtactccgtacgcaGCGGACACTTAGTTTAATTGCACAAGAGTCCAAACTAGGTACGAAACCAAACCGTCTTGGATGAGAGTAGTCACTGCAGGCCTAGCAGTATGGCACAGTGTGAAAGTCCCCTGAATTCTACTGCTTAGTACTGTATCTGTACCTGTCTCTCGATCAACATGCCCTTCCCAGCCATCTGTACTGAGTAGAACCATTCGTCTACTAGTTTCAGTACACATACCCTACCAACACAAAAAAAGCACCAAAATTCCCCCAAAGTAACATAAGGTAAGGTACCTATCATGAGATGTGTCGAAATACGGTATTGTAATTGACTGAACACTCCCACTGTCTTACAAGTCACACCTCATCAGCCACCCGATTTTCCCAAAGTatcttttccctttttccacCTCGAAAGCTGCGTGGGATGCGGATTAGATAGCGGTTTGCTCCTTGCTTTTTGAAGCCTTACATCAATGTTGATCATGATTCTGCTCAGCCTGATGCCTAATGCACCAGTCAACACTAAATACCTCACTTGGGATATTGTTATGGATTATATATTCCAAATCGATGGATGCCGTATGATTCAAGTTGCGCTTTGTCATAGACTACCTTACGTTCACAAGTTTTAGATTGATACCAGATTATGGCTGAACTTAGCCGGGATCAATTCTAATACATGGGCTGAAGCTCTCCATTTCCAATCGCCAGTGTTATGCTGCGTTACACTTGGTGAATGTTTACCCGCTTGTCTTGTTCAACGATTGATATACACATCAACTCTGAAAGTCTAGCCCTTACCTCAAGTAAGATAGCAAACGGGCCGCTTGTTTCTAAATATCTGGTCTTCAACTCGGCACAGATtagttagtattactgtgTGGAGCCTAAACACCAAATGAACGGCCCAAGAGCCGTCCTTCATTGCGGCTGACAGCCGTGAACAACGGCAGGCCCAGAACATCCTCATCTAAGACGCGCTTCTACTAGCGCATTAGGAAAATCTAGCATACATCCTCGATCTCCAATTTCTTGCCATCGTGTTCGCCAAGGTCCAGTTTCAATGTCCGTCCGAACAACTCGAGCAGCATCTCAAAGCATACCTTGGTAATGGCGGGGTCATACCGTCCCTTGCTTAGCTCGTCCCGAATGAATGCATCTGTCGCGGTTCTCTGTTAGCACTGCCTTCGAAATGATCATTAACAGCAAGTGCATCACAATTTAACGTACGTTGAGCCCATGCGACCTCGTAGAAGCTGAACAGGACGCCCTTCTCATGCAGGGTCTTGCGGATCAGGTCTCTACCCTCCGGGGGAACATGGTTGTCGTTCTTTCCAAAAATCTAGTGCATTGTCACTCAGCTGTCGACTACCATATAGCTCCCAAAGCGTCAACTAGATGAAATCAAACTCACCATAAGAAGCTCTCCCTTGATATCGCCCGCTCTAGCCAAACTGTCATCGTGCTTGCCCGCGCCGAGGGTCTTGCTGTGGATGTCCGTCGCAAAGTAGCACACAGCCGCCTTGACGCGGCTGTCCAACGCACATCGGTACGCAAGATGACCACCCAAGCACATACCCGTTGCGCCTACCCGGCCATTGCAAGTGGGCAGGGAGAGCAAGTAATCAACGCACAACGAAGCATCCTCGTCATAAGCGGCTATTTTCTGCATCTCGGTTAGCGGCGCTCAGGCATGATCGCGTTGTGATGGTGACTCGGCTTGTAGGTACATGCCTTGCTGACTTTCCACTGGTTCCCCTTGTCAGTATCTTCAGCATTGTATTGCAGTGGCTCAGGACCGGTGAATTCGTGATAGCTGGACGGCGCAGCACAGATGTACCCCTGGCCCGCAATCTGTCTGGCGAACCGCGAGACAGGTCCAGTCACTAGCTACAGTCAGTTTCGGCGCCGTCAATCGCGCGAAGCCGTGTACGCACCTTGGTAGATCTCGCTGAACACTACGACACCAGGGAATCGAGCCTTGGGGTACCCAGGAATAGTGGGATGGAACACGTAGATACCTGGTTAAGTTGTGATAAGCAGATAAGTCTTGCTTGGCGTCTTGGAGTCATTTGGTTACATACGCATAGTACCGTTTCCATCCGCTTTGGTGGGCACATCGTGGAAAGATTCCTGGATCAACATGATGGATGGTAGAATACTAGGTTGTATGTAGTGGGCTCAGCTGACTCTGTATGATCTTGATTCGAACTCAATCGAACGGTTGGCACAGTCAATTGAGCAACTCCACCCTGTCAGTTACTGACCTTCATGCGACACATGGTGGGGGTTCAAGCCTCTATCGATAAGCTGCAATGGAGGGACCTGGACAGGTCATGTGATTAATGAGATATATTGTTGGCTTCCAAGTACGTGGATTCGAATGTTCAGGATGATACACTGGAGATACGAAGT
The DNA window shown above is from Aspergillus fumigatus Af293 chromosome 1, whole genome shotgun sequence and carries:
- a CDS encoding dienelactone hydrolase family protein, translated to MLIQESFHDVPTKADGNGTMRIYVFHPTIPGYPKARFPGVVVFSEIYQVTGPVSRFARQIAGQGYICAAPSSYHEFTGPEPLQYNAEDTDKGNQWKVSKKIAAYDEDASLCVDYLLSLPTCNGRVGATGMCLGGHLAYRCALDSRVKAAVCYFATDIHSKTLGAGKHDDSLARAGDIKGELLMIFGKNDNHVPPEGRDLIRKTLHEKGVLFSFYEVAWAQHAFIRDELSKGRYDPAITKVCFEMLLELFGRTLKLDLGEHDGKKLEIEDVC